One genomic window of Conger conger chromosome 9, fConCon1.1, whole genome shotgun sequence includes the following:
- the LOC133136846 gene encoding deleted in malignant brain tumors 1 protein-like isoform X2, producing the protein MERCLLFLSLSSLLLLSTASREDVRLVNGSSPCAGRVEVYHDGEWGTVCDRGWWDMSDAGVVCRQLGCGDAVDALGGAHFGPGSGRIWMAYVYCRGSESSLKQCLSPGWGIHNCNHGLDAGVICSAPQIVRLVGGTDLCSGRVEVHHGSSWGTVCYADFDQQDAEVVCRELGCGAPKELRGAAAFGQGEGQVWAEEIQCGGNESQIYFCPTAPSQNQPCSHGNDVGLVCSGYTESRLAGGHDICSGRVELKYQDTWWTVCDACWDSRASNVLCRQLGCGTAVAVPGQTWFGNGSGPISHDVFDCRGNETRLSQCAVSSWSRAACSREQEAGVICNGSVLSTLDGTVRLAGESECGGPVEVYYQETWSRVGGSWSSREASVACRQLGCGSAVQVYSSSPSGTGASDVCLTGFECSGRESHLVNCSTPHNLTCSSRERVSIVCSNRRSLRLVGGGGRCAGRVEVLHDGSWGTVCDDSWDLEDAQVVCRQLQCGTALSAPLPSFFGPGNGPVWLDEVGCVGNETSLWDCPTARWGQTDCGHKEDVGVVCSEFKEMRLSEGCSGNLEVFYNGTWGNVCWNGMEEDTATLICQELNCGNTSKVSRTGPREESAPNWLDHVQCRPHDSTLWQCPSAPWGENKCDKTVAVLNCTAEEDENEPRSKLSCSSAKNQRSCTNHWPLRVVGGAGGCSGRLEVFHGGSWRSVCGDSWDMMDARVVCRQLGCVLGQGAHGNATFGTGNGTLWLTEVNCRGTELHLWDCPHSVHSSCRSQNQAGVTCTGDLVMEDAAESYDDVITAVDVHPDSVAGELAEGDAPEYYDDVITT; encoded by the exons ATGGAGAGatgtctgctgttcctctctctctcctccctcctcctgctctccacagcca gcagggaggatgtgaggctggtgaatggtagcagcccctgtgctgggagagtggaggtttaccatgatggagagtgggggacagtgtgtgatcgTGGTTGGTGGGACATGagtgatgctggggtggtgtgcagacagctgggctgtggagatgctgtagatgcactaggaggcgctcactttggaccagggtctgggagaatatggatggctTATGTGTACTGTAgaggatcagaatcctcactgaagcagtgtctGTCACCAGGATGGGGTATACATAACTGTAATCATGGATtggatgctggagtgatctgctcag CTCCTCAAATtgtcaggctggtgggcgggactgacctgtgctctgggagagtagaggtgcatcatgggagctcctggggcacggtgtgttatgctgactttgaccagcaggacgcagaggttgtgtgcagggagctgggctgtggggctcctaaagagctgcgtggggcagctgcattcggccagggcgagggccaggtgtgggcagaggagattcagtgtggaggcaacgaatctcagatttacttctgccccacagcaccctcacagaatcaaccctgctcccatggaaacgatgtgggcctggtgtgttctg ggtACACAGAGTCCAGGCTGGCTGGCGGCCATGACATCTGCTCTGGTCGAGTGGAGCTGAAGTACCAGGATACCTggtggacagtgtgtgatgcatgctgggatagcagGGCCTCCAATGTCCTCTGCCGGCAGCTGGGGTGTGGGACTGCAGTGGCAGTGCCAGGACAGACCTGGTTTGGAAATGGGAGTGGGCCAATCAGCCACGATGTGTTTGATTGCCGTGGTAACGAGACACGGCTCTCACAGTGTGCGGTTTCCTCTTGGAGCCGAGCTGCGTGCTCACGTGAACAAGAGGCTGGAGTCATCTGCAATG GCTCTGTTCTCTCCACTCTGGACGGGACGGTTCGGCTGgctggagagagtgagtgtgggggCCCAGTGGAGGTGTACTACCAGGAGACCTGGAGCAGAGTGGGGGGGTCCTGGAGCTCCAGGGAGGCGTCGGTGGCCTGCAGACAGTTGGGCTGCGGCTCTGCGGTGCAGGTATACAGCTCCTCTCCGTCTGGGACGGGGGCCAGTGACGTGTGTCTGACGGGGTTTGAGTGCTCCGGGAGAGAGTCTCACCTGGTGAACTGCAGCACTCCACACAATctcacctgcagctccagggAACGGGTGTCCATCGTCTGCTCCA ACCGCCGGTCCCTCAGgctggtagggggaggggggcgctgtGCGGGGCGGGTGGAGGTGCTCCACGACGGTTCTTGGGGGACGGTTTGCGATGACTCCTGGGACCTGGAGGATGCTCAGGTGGTGTGCAGGCAGCTCCAGTGTGGGACGGCCCTCAGTGCCCCGCTACCCTCCTTCTTTGGGCCAGGAAATGGACCCGTCTGGCTGGATGAGGTGGGCTGTGTGGGGAACGAGACGTCCCTGTGGGACTGTCCCACAGCCAGATGGGGACAGACTGACTGTGGACACAAGGAGGACGTGGGGGtcgtgtgttcag AATTCAAGGAGATGAGACTGAGTGAAGGCTGTTCTGGGAATTTGGAGGTTTTCTACAATGGCACCTGGGGCAATGTGTGCTGGAATGGGATGGAGGAAGACACAGCTACTCTCATATGTCAGGAGCTGAACTGTGGGAACACGAGTAAAGTGTCTAGAACAGGACCTAGAGAGGAATCTGCTCCAAACTGGCTGGATCATGTCCAATGTCGCCCACATGACTCCACTCTGTGGCAGTGCCCATCAGCCCCTTGGGGTGAAAATAAGTGTGATAAAACAGTGGCTGTGCTCAACTGTACAG CGGAAGAGGATGAGAATGAGCCACGGAGCAAGTTGTCATGTTCCTCAGCGAAAAATCAGAGATCTTGCACAA ATCACTGGCCCCTccgggtggtggggggggcaggcgggTGCTCTGGGAGGCTGGAGGTGTTCCATGGGGGCTCCTGGCGGTCGGTGTGTGGAGACTCCTGGGACATGATGGATGCCcgtgtggtgtgcagacagctgggctgtgtgttAGGACAGGGGGCTCATGGTAATGCTACTTTTGGGACGGGGAATGGCACCCTCTGGCTGACTGAGGTGAACTGCAGGGGCACTGAGCTGCACCTGTGGGACTGCCCACACTCTGTGCACAGCAGCTGCCGATCGCAGAACCAGGCTGGGGtcacctgcacag GGGACCTGGTGATGGAGGACGCCGCAGAGAGCTacgatgatgtcatcactgctGTGGATGTGCACCCAGACAGTGTGGCAG GGGAGCTGGCCGAGGGAGACGCACCAGAGTACTATGATGACGTCATCACCACCTAG
- the LOC133136846 gene encoding deleted in malignant brain tumors 1 protein-like isoform X1 translates to MERCLLFLSLSSLLLLSTASREDVRLVNGSSPCAGRVEVYHDGEWGTVCDRGWWDMSDAGVVCRQLGCGDAVDALGGAHFGPGSGRIWMAYVYCRGSESSLKQCLSPGWGIHNCNHGLDAGVICSAPAPQIVRLVGGTDLCSGRVEVHHGSSWGTVCYADFDQQDAEVVCRELGCGAPKELRGAAAFGQGEGQVWAEEIQCGGNESQIYFCPTAPSQNQPCSHGNDVGLVCSGYTESRLAGGHDICSGRVELKYQDTWWTVCDACWDSRASNVLCRQLGCGTAVAVPGQTWFGNGSGPISHDVFDCRGNETRLSQCAVSSWSRAACSREQEAGVICNGSVLSTLDGTVRLAGESECGGPVEVYYQETWSRVGGSWSSREASVACRQLGCGSAVQVYSSSPSGTGASDVCLTGFECSGRESHLVNCSTPHNLTCSSRERVSIVCSNRRSLRLVGGGGRCAGRVEVLHDGSWGTVCDDSWDLEDAQVVCRQLQCGTALSAPLPSFFGPGNGPVWLDEVGCVGNETSLWDCPTARWGQTDCGHKEDVGVVCSEFKEMRLSEGCSGNLEVFYNGTWGNVCWNGMEEDTATLICQELNCGNTSKVSRTGPREESAPNWLDHVQCRPHDSTLWQCPSAPWGENKCDKTVAVLNCTAEEDENEPRSKLSCSSAKNQRSCTNHWPLRVVGGAGGCSGRLEVFHGGSWRSVCGDSWDMMDARVVCRQLGCVLGQGAHGNATFGTGNGTLWLTEVNCRGTELHLWDCPHSVHSSCRSQNQAGVTCTGDLVMEDAAESYDDVITAVDVHPDSVAGELAEGDAPEYYDDVITT, encoded by the exons ATGGAGAGatgtctgctgttcctctctctctcctccctcctcctgctctccacagcca gcagggaggatgtgaggctggtgaatggtagcagcccctgtgctgggagagtggaggtttaccatgatggagagtgggggacagtgtgtgatcgTGGTTGGTGGGACATGagtgatgctggggtggtgtgcagacagctgggctgtggagatgctgtagatgcactaggaggcgctcactttggaccagggtctgggagaatatggatggctTATGTGTACTGTAgaggatcagaatcctcactgaagcagtgtctGTCACCAGGATGGGGTATACATAACTGTAATCATGGATtggatgctggagtgatctgctcag CTCCAGCTCCTCAAATtgtcaggctggtgggcgggactgacctgtgctctgggagagtagaggtgcatcatgggagctcctggggcacggtgtgttatgctgactttgaccagcaggacgcagaggttgtgtgcagggagctgggctgtggggctcctaaagagctgcgtggggcagctgcattcggccagggcgagggccaggtgtgggcagaggagattcagtgtggaggcaacgaatctcagatttacttctgccccacagcaccctcacagaatcaaccctgctcccatggaaacgatgtgggcctggtgtgttctg ggtACACAGAGTCCAGGCTGGCTGGCGGCCATGACATCTGCTCTGGTCGAGTGGAGCTGAAGTACCAGGATACCTggtggacagtgtgtgatgcatgctgggatagcagGGCCTCCAATGTCCTCTGCCGGCAGCTGGGGTGTGGGACTGCAGTGGCAGTGCCAGGACAGACCTGGTTTGGAAATGGGAGTGGGCCAATCAGCCACGATGTGTTTGATTGCCGTGGTAACGAGACACGGCTCTCACAGTGTGCGGTTTCCTCTTGGAGCCGAGCTGCGTGCTCACGTGAACAAGAGGCTGGAGTCATCTGCAATG GCTCTGTTCTCTCCACTCTGGACGGGACGGTTCGGCTGgctggagagagtgagtgtgggggCCCAGTGGAGGTGTACTACCAGGAGACCTGGAGCAGAGTGGGGGGGTCCTGGAGCTCCAGGGAGGCGTCGGTGGCCTGCAGACAGTTGGGCTGCGGCTCTGCGGTGCAGGTATACAGCTCCTCTCCGTCTGGGACGGGGGCCAGTGACGTGTGTCTGACGGGGTTTGAGTGCTCCGGGAGAGAGTCTCACCTGGTGAACTGCAGCACTCCACACAATctcacctgcagctccagggAACGGGTGTCCATCGTCTGCTCCA ACCGCCGGTCCCTCAGgctggtagggggaggggggcgctgtGCGGGGCGGGTGGAGGTGCTCCACGACGGTTCTTGGGGGACGGTTTGCGATGACTCCTGGGACCTGGAGGATGCTCAGGTGGTGTGCAGGCAGCTCCAGTGTGGGACGGCCCTCAGTGCCCCGCTACCCTCCTTCTTTGGGCCAGGAAATGGACCCGTCTGGCTGGATGAGGTGGGCTGTGTGGGGAACGAGACGTCCCTGTGGGACTGTCCCACAGCCAGATGGGGACAGACTGACTGTGGACACAAGGAGGACGTGGGGGtcgtgtgttcag AATTCAAGGAGATGAGACTGAGTGAAGGCTGTTCTGGGAATTTGGAGGTTTTCTACAATGGCACCTGGGGCAATGTGTGCTGGAATGGGATGGAGGAAGACACAGCTACTCTCATATGTCAGGAGCTGAACTGTGGGAACACGAGTAAAGTGTCTAGAACAGGACCTAGAGAGGAATCTGCTCCAAACTGGCTGGATCATGTCCAATGTCGCCCACATGACTCCACTCTGTGGCAGTGCCCATCAGCCCCTTGGGGTGAAAATAAGTGTGATAAAACAGTGGCTGTGCTCAACTGTACAG CGGAAGAGGATGAGAATGAGCCACGGAGCAAGTTGTCATGTTCCTCAGCGAAAAATCAGAGATCTTGCACAA ATCACTGGCCCCTccgggtggtggggggggcaggcgggTGCTCTGGGAGGCTGGAGGTGTTCCATGGGGGCTCCTGGCGGTCGGTGTGTGGAGACTCCTGGGACATGATGGATGCCcgtgtggtgtgcagacagctgggctgtgtgttAGGACAGGGGGCTCATGGTAATGCTACTTTTGGGACGGGGAATGGCACCCTCTGGCTGACTGAGGTGAACTGCAGGGGCACTGAGCTGCACCTGTGGGACTGCCCACACTCTGTGCACAGCAGCTGCCGATCGCAGAACCAGGCTGGGGtcacctgcacag GGGACCTGGTGATGGAGGACGCCGCAGAGAGCTacgatgatgtcatcactgctGTGGATGTGCACCCAGACAGTGTGGCAG GGGAGCTGGCCGAGGGAGACGCACCAGAGTACTATGATGACGTCATCACCACCTAG
- the LOC133136846 gene encoding deleted in malignant brain tumors 1 protein-like isoform X3, whose product MERCLLFLSLSSLLLLSTASREDVRLVNGSSPCAGRVEVYHDGEWGTVCDRGWWDMSDAGVVCRQLGCGDAVDALGGAHFGPGSGRIWMAYVYCRGSESSLKQCLSPGWGIHNCNHGLDAGVICSAPAPQIVRLVGGTDLCSGRVEVHHGSSWGTVCYADFDQQDAEVVCRELGCGAPKELRGAAAFGQGEGQVWAEEIQCGGNESQIYFCPTAPSQNQPCSHGNDVGLVCSGYTESRLAGGHDICSGRVELKYQDTWWTVCDACWDSRASNVLCRQLGCGTAVAVPGQTWFGNGSGPISHDVFDCRGNETRLSQCAVSSWSRAACSREQEAGVICNGSVLSTLDGTVRLAGESECGGPVEVYYQETWSRVGGSWSSREASVACRQLGCGSAVQVYSSSPSGTGASDVCLTGFECSGRESHLVNCSTPHNLTCSSRERVSIVCSNRRSLRLVGGGGRCAGRVEVLHDGSWGTVCDDSWDLEDAQVVCRQLQCGTALSAPLPSFFGPGNGPVWLDEVGCVGNETSLWDCPTARWGQTDCGHKEDVGVVCSEFKEMRLSEGCSGNLEVFYNGTWGNVCWNGMEEDTATLICQELNCGNTSKVSRTGPREESAPNWLDHVQCRPHDSTLWQCPSAPWGENKCDKTVAVLNCTAEEDENEPRSKLSCSSAKNQRSCTNHWPLRVVGGAGGCSGRLEVFHGGSWRSVCGDSWDMMDARVVCRQLGCVLGQGAHGNATFGTGNGTLWLTEVNCRGTELHLWDCPHSVHSSCRSQNQAGVTCTGLAHCR is encoded by the exons ATGGAGAGatgtctgctgttcctctctctctcctccctcctcctgctctccacagcca gcagggaggatgtgaggctggtgaatggtagcagcccctgtgctgggagagtggaggtttaccatgatggagagtgggggacagtgtgtgatcgTGGTTGGTGGGACATGagtgatgctggggtggtgtgcagacagctgggctgtggagatgctgtagatgcactaggaggcgctcactttggaccagggtctgggagaatatggatggctTATGTGTACTGTAgaggatcagaatcctcactgaagcagtgtctGTCACCAGGATGGGGTATACATAACTGTAATCATGGATtggatgctggagtgatctgctcag CTCCAGCTCCTCAAATtgtcaggctggtgggcgggactgacctgtgctctgggagagtagaggtgcatcatgggagctcctggggcacggtgtgttatgctgactttgaccagcaggacgcagaggttgtgtgcagggagctgggctgtggggctcctaaagagctgcgtggggcagctgcattcggccagggcgagggccaggtgtgggcagaggagattcagtgtggaggcaacgaatctcagatttacttctgccccacagcaccctcacagaatcaaccctgctcccatggaaacgatgtgggcctggtgtgttctg ggtACACAGAGTCCAGGCTGGCTGGCGGCCATGACATCTGCTCTGGTCGAGTGGAGCTGAAGTACCAGGATACCTggtggacagtgtgtgatgcatgctgggatagcagGGCCTCCAATGTCCTCTGCCGGCAGCTGGGGTGTGGGACTGCAGTGGCAGTGCCAGGACAGACCTGGTTTGGAAATGGGAGTGGGCCAATCAGCCACGATGTGTTTGATTGCCGTGGTAACGAGACACGGCTCTCACAGTGTGCGGTTTCCTCTTGGAGCCGAGCTGCGTGCTCACGTGAACAAGAGGCTGGAGTCATCTGCAATG GCTCTGTTCTCTCCACTCTGGACGGGACGGTTCGGCTGgctggagagagtgagtgtgggggCCCAGTGGAGGTGTACTACCAGGAGACCTGGAGCAGAGTGGGGGGGTCCTGGAGCTCCAGGGAGGCGTCGGTGGCCTGCAGACAGTTGGGCTGCGGCTCTGCGGTGCAGGTATACAGCTCCTCTCCGTCTGGGACGGGGGCCAGTGACGTGTGTCTGACGGGGTTTGAGTGCTCCGGGAGAGAGTCTCACCTGGTGAACTGCAGCACTCCACACAATctcacctgcagctccagggAACGGGTGTCCATCGTCTGCTCCA ACCGCCGGTCCCTCAGgctggtagggggaggggggcgctgtGCGGGGCGGGTGGAGGTGCTCCACGACGGTTCTTGGGGGACGGTTTGCGATGACTCCTGGGACCTGGAGGATGCTCAGGTGGTGTGCAGGCAGCTCCAGTGTGGGACGGCCCTCAGTGCCCCGCTACCCTCCTTCTTTGGGCCAGGAAATGGACCCGTCTGGCTGGATGAGGTGGGCTGTGTGGGGAACGAGACGTCCCTGTGGGACTGTCCCACAGCCAGATGGGGACAGACTGACTGTGGACACAAGGAGGACGTGGGGGtcgtgtgttcag AATTCAAGGAGATGAGACTGAGTGAAGGCTGTTCTGGGAATTTGGAGGTTTTCTACAATGGCACCTGGGGCAATGTGTGCTGGAATGGGATGGAGGAAGACACAGCTACTCTCATATGTCAGGAGCTGAACTGTGGGAACACGAGTAAAGTGTCTAGAACAGGACCTAGAGAGGAATCTGCTCCAAACTGGCTGGATCATGTCCAATGTCGCCCACATGACTCCACTCTGTGGCAGTGCCCATCAGCCCCTTGGGGTGAAAATAAGTGTGATAAAACAGTGGCTGTGCTCAACTGTACAG CGGAAGAGGATGAGAATGAGCCACGGAGCAAGTTGTCATGTTCCTCAGCGAAAAATCAGAGATCTTGCACAA ATCACTGGCCCCTccgggtggtggggggggcaggcgggTGCTCTGGGAGGCTGGAGGTGTTCCATGGGGGCTCCTGGCGGTCGGTGTGTGGAGACTCCTGGGACATGATGGATGCCcgtgtggtgtgcagacagctgggctgtgtgttAGGACAGGGGGCTCATGGTAATGCTACTTTTGGGACGGGGAATGGCACCCTCTGGCTGACTGAGGTGAACTGCAGGGGCACTGAGCTGCACCTGTGGGACTGCCCACACTCTGTGCACAGCAGCTGCCGATCGCAGAACCAGGCTGGGGtcacctgcacag GTCTGGCCCACTGCAGGTAG
- the LOC133136846 gene encoding deleted in malignant brain tumors 1 protein-like isoform X4 → MSDAGVVCRQLGCGDAVDALGGAHFGPGSGRIWMAYVYCRGSESSLKQCLSPGWGIHNCNHGLDAGVICSAPAPQIVRLVGGTDLCSGRVEVHHGSSWGTVCYADFDQQDAEVVCRELGCGAPKELRGAAAFGQGEGQVWAEEIQCGGNESQIYFCPTAPSQNQPCSHGNDVGLVCSGYTESRLAGGHDICSGRVELKYQDTWWTVCDACWDSRASNVLCRQLGCGTAVAVPGQTWFGNGSGPISHDVFDCRGNETRLSQCAVSSWSRAACSREQEAGVICNGSVLSTLDGTVRLAGESECGGPVEVYYQETWSRVGGSWSSREASVACRQLGCGSAVQVYSSSPSGTGASDVCLTGFECSGRESHLVNCSTPHNLTCSSRERVSIVCSNRRSLRLVGGGGRCAGRVEVLHDGSWGTVCDDSWDLEDAQVVCRQLQCGTALSAPLPSFFGPGNGPVWLDEVGCVGNETSLWDCPTARWGQTDCGHKEDVGVVCSEFKEMRLSEGCSGNLEVFYNGTWGNVCWNGMEEDTATLICQELNCGNTSKVSRTGPREESAPNWLDHVQCRPHDSTLWQCPSAPWGENKCDKTVAVLNCTAEEDENEPRSKLSCSSAKNQRSCTNHWPLRVVGGAGGCSGRLEVFHGGSWRSVCGDSWDMMDARVVCRQLGCVLGQGAHGNATFGTGNGTLWLTEVNCRGTELHLWDCPHSVHSSCRSQNQAGVTCTGDLVMEDAAESYDDVITAVDVHPDSVAGELAEGDAPEYYDDVITT, encoded by the exons ATGagtgatgctggggtggtgtgcagacagctgggctgtggagatgctgtagatgcactaggaggcgctcactttggaccagggtctgggagaatatggatggctTATGTGTACTGTAgaggatcagaatcctcactgaagcagtgtctGTCACCAGGATGGGGTATACATAACTGTAATCATGGATtggatgctggagtgatctgctcag CTCCAGCTCCTCAAATtgtcaggctggtgggcgggactgacctgtgctctgggagagtagaggtgcatcatgggagctcctggggcacggtgtgttatgctgactttgaccagcaggacgcagaggttgtgtgcagggagctgggctgtggggctcctaaagagctgcgtggggcagctgcattcggccagggcgagggccaggtgtgggcagaggagattcagtgtggaggcaacgaatctcagatttacttctgccccacagcaccctcacagaatcaaccctgctcccatggaaacgatgtgggcctggtgtgttctg ggtACACAGAGTCCAGGCTGGCTGGCGGCCATGACATCTGCTCTGGTCGAGTGGAGCTGAAGTACCAGGATACCTggtggacagtgtgtgatgcatgctgggatagcagGGCCTCCAATGTCCTCTGCCGGCAGCTGGGGTGTGGGACTGCAGTGGCAGTGCCAGGACAGACCTGGTTTGGAAATGGGAGTGGGCCAATCAGCCACGATGTGTTTGATTGCCGTGGTAACGAGACACGGCTCTCACAGTGTGCGGTTTCCTCTTGGAGCCGAGCTGCGTGCTCACGTGAACAAGAGGCTGGAGTCATCTGCAATG GCTCTGTTCTCTCCACTCTGGACGGGACGGTTCGGCTGgctggagagagtgagtgtgggggCCCAGTGGAGGTGTACTACCAGGAGACCTGGAGCAGAGTGGGGGGGTCCTGGAGCTCCAGGGAGGCGTCGGTGGCCTGCAGACAGTTGGGCTGCGGCTCTGCGGTGCAGGTATACAGCTCCTCTCCGTCTGGGACGGGGGCCAGTGACGTGTGTCTGACGGGGTTTGAGTGCTCCGGGAGAGAGTCTCACCTGGTGAACTGCAGCACTCCACACAATctcacctgcagctccagggAACGGGTGTCCATCGTCTGCTCCA ACCGCCGGTCCCTCAGgctggtagggggaggggggcgctgtGCGGGGCGGGTGGAGGTGCTCCACGACGGTTCTTGGGGGACGGTTTGCGATGACTCCTGGGACCTGGAGGATGCTCAGGTGGTGTGCAGGCAGCTCCAGTGTGGGACGGCCCTCAGTGCCCCGCTACCCTCCTTCTTTGGGCCAGGAAATGGACCCGTCTGGCTGGATGAGGTGGGCTGTGTGGGGAACGAGACGTCCCTGTGGGACTGTCCCACAGCCAGATGGGGACAGACTGACTGTGGACACAAGGAGGACGTGGGGGtcgtgtgttcag AATTCAAGGAGATGAGACTGAGTGAAGGCTGTTCTGGGAATTTGGAGGTTTTCTACAATGGCACCTGGGGCAATGTGTGCTGGAATGGGATGGAGGAAGACACAGCTACTCTCATATGTCAGGAGCTGAACTGTGGGAACACGAGTAAAGTGTCTAGAACAGGACCTAGAGAGGAATCTGCTCCAAACTGGCTGGATCATGTCCAATGTCGCCCACATGACTCCACTCTGTGGCAGTGCCCATCAGCCCCTTGGGGTGAAAATAAGTGTGATAAAACAGTGGCTGTGCTCAACTGTACAG CGGAAGAGGATGAGAATGAGCCACGGAGCAAGTTGTCATGTTCCTCAGCGAAAAATCAGAGATCTTGCACAA ATCACTGGCCCCTccgggtggtggggggggcaggcgggTGCTCTGGGAGGCTGGAGGTGTTCCATGGGGGCTCCTGGCGGTCGGTGTGTGGAGACTCCTGGGACATGATGGATGCCcgtgtggtgtgcagacagctgggctgtgtgttAGGACAGGGGGCTCATGGTAATGCTACTTTTGGGACGGGGAATGGCACCCTCTGGCTGACTGAGGTGAACTGCAGGGGCACTGAGCTGCACCTGTGGGACTGCCCACACTCTGTGCACAGCAGCTGCCGATCGCAGAACCAGGCTGGGGtcacctgcacag GGGACCTGGTGATGGAGGACGCCGCAGAGAGCTacgatgatgtcatcactgctGTGGATGTGCACCCAGACAGTGTGGCAG GGGAGCTGGCCGAGGGAGACGCACCAGAGTACTATGATGACGTCATCACCACCTAG